One part of the Oceanidesulfovibrio indonesiensis genome encodes these proteins:
- a CDS encoding BRO-N domain-containing protein — MSNLMPFDFDGNAVRVVLHRAAPWFVAKDVCDVLEHSNNRAALNGLDDDEKGVRIVYTPGGRQEMLCISESGLYALIFASRKPEAKRFRKWVTSEVLPAIRTTGRYDAPGLRLPDDQQRPSLRLKPSLRSQAMRAAVQTAKLSGGAEEDVKRLFEEFCGLFAARPGRPELGSGYPLPGSFGLVEEFAAEELTVMDIDPDRPTPREAKTQAKDLYAMFCAWCQDRGVPKHDVPTHKAFGMALKHLPGVERATPKNKVFYNLVPKS; from the coding sequence ATGTCTAACCTCATGCCCTTCGACTTTGACGGCAACGCCGTGCGCGTGGTCTTGCACAGGGCTGCGCCGTGGTTCGTGGCCAAGGACGTATGCGATGTTTTGGAGCACTCAAACAACAGAGCCGCGCTGAATGGCTTAGATGATGACGAAAAGGGTGTAAGGATTGTTTACACCCCTGGCGGCAGACAGGAAATGCTCTGCATTTCCGAGTCCGGTCTGTACGCGCTGATCTTCGCCAGCCGCAAACCCGAGGCGAAGCGATTCCGCAAGTGGGTGACGTCGGAGGTGCTGCCGGCGATCCGGACCACCGGGCGCTATGATGCGCCTGGCCTGCGGCTTCCGGATGACCAGCAGCGGCCCTCGCTGCGGCTCAAGCCCTCCTTGCGCAGCCAGGCCATGCGCGCGGCCGTGCAGACGGCCAAGCTCTCCGGCGGCGCGGAAGAGGACGTGAAACGGCTGTTCGAGGAGTTCTGCGGTTTGTTCGCGGCCCGGCCTGGCCGCCCCGAGCTGGGGAGCGGCTACCCCCTGCCGGGCAGTTTCGGCCTGGTGGAAGAGTTCGCGGCAGAGGAGCTGACCGTGATGGATATCGATCCGGACCGGCCTACGCCGCGCGAAGCCAAGACCCAGGCCAAGGACCTCTACGCAATGTTCTGCGCCTGGTGCCAGGACCGCGGCGTCCCGAAACACGACGTCCCGACCCACAAGGCCTTCGGCATGGCGCTCAAACACCTGCCCGGCGTCGAACGGGCCACGCCGAAGAACAAGGTTTTCTACAACCTGGTTCCGAAGTCGTAA
- the darT gene encoding type II toxin-antitoxin system toxin DNA ADP-ribosyl transferase DarT translates to MALPVGARGATPLWLRGIVLNKILWLPMSTSFNAKKALIWRIVHRDNLPWLLQNGLHCSNSKVLAPEYTTIGNPELIEKRRHRVVPIGPKGTLADYVPFYFTPFSVMMYNIHTGRGVERRHNKEIIILVSSLYRINELGIAFVYTSAHAYLSWTEYFDDLDDLDVIDWGLLQRRDFRRDDNDPQKLERYQAEALIHRHMPVDGLLGIICYTDEVKESINVTIGNLGLELPVYVRTRWYF, encoded by the coding sequence ATGGCGTTGCCGGTCGGTGCCAGAGGCGCGACTCCGCTCTGGCTGAGAGGCATCGTACTTAACAAAATTCTGTGGCTTCCCATGTCAACCAGCTTTAATGCGAAAAAAGCCCTGATCTGGCGCATTGTTCACCGAGACAATTTGCCATGGCTTCTGCAAAATGGACTACACTGCTCCAATTCGAAGGTGCTCGCGCCTGAATATACCACTATTGGCAATCCTGAACTTATCGAAAAGCGTCGTCACCGAGTTGTGCCTATTGGCCCTAAAGGTACTTTAGCAGACTATGTGCCATTTTATTTTACTCCATTTTCGGTAATGATGTACAATATTCATACTGGAAGAGGTGTAGAACGCAGGCACAATAAAGAAATAATAATTCTGGTTTCAAGTTTGTACAGAATAAATGAACTGGGGATTGCTTTTGTGTACACAAGTGCACATGCATATCTTAGTTGGACTGAATATTTTGATGACCTTGATGATCTTGATGTAATCGATTGGGGTTTGCTTCAGCGTCGTGATTTCAGACGGGATGATAATGACCCACAAAAACTTGAACGATATCAGGCTGAGGCTTTGATACATAGGCATATGCCTGTAGATGGATTGCTAGGAATCATATGCTATACTGATGAAGTGAAGGAAAGTATTAATGTGACGATCGGCAACCTTGGGTTGGAGTTACCAGTATATGTGCGAACAAGGTGGTATTTCTGA
- the darG gene encoding type II toxin-antitoxin system antitoxin DNA ADP-ribosyl glycohydrolase DarG: MITYTTGNLLEAKAEALVNTVNTVGVMGKGIALMFKERFAENFRLYAAACKAKEVKTGKMFVTQVNELTGSRWIINFPTKEHWRSPSKMAWIVEGLQDLRRFLIDKQVQSVAIPPLGTGNGGLEWSLVKEQIEAILGDLNVDILVYEPTKQYQNVAKRKGVEKLTPARALIAELVRRYWVLGIECSLLEIQKLAWFLERAIERYNPDNNPLELQFTPHWYGPYANRLAHLLNNLDGSYLHCKMRISDAGPLEPIWFDESRLKLVQGYLKSEGKDYMQALESTAALIDGFESPFGMELLATVDWLLTKEGVAPTVPALREGIRQWRGDPGAAERKAKLFDDRVLGIALERLKTFSQAV; the protein is encoded by the coding sequence ATGATCACTTATACAACAGGTAATTTGCTAGAAGCCAAGGCTGAGGCTCTGGTTAATACGGTCAATACTGTCGGGGTGATGGGAAAAGGCATTGCGCTCATGTTCAAGGAACGCTTTGCTGAAAACTTTCGTCTCTACGCTGCTGCGTGCAAAGCCAAGGAAGTCAAAACAGGTAAAATGTTCGTCACCCAGGTGAATGAGCTTACCGGTAGCCGCTGGATCATTAATTTTCCTACGAAAGAGCATTGGCGTTCGCCTTCGAAAATGGCCTGGATTGTAGAAGGGTTGCAGGATTTACGCCGCTTTCTGATCGATAAGCAAGTGCAGTCGGTTGCAATCCCTCCCTTGGGAACAGGTAATGGTGGGTTGGAATGGTCTCTAGTAAAAGAGCAAATTGAGGCCATCCTGGGCGATTTAAATGTTGATATTCTGGTTTATGAACCTACCAAGCAATACCAAAATGTTGCCAAGCGTAAGGGGGTGGAAAAGCTTACCCCGGCTCGTGCATTAATAGCTGAACTCGTACGGCGGTATTGGGTGCTGGGCATTGAATGCAGTTTGCTGGAAATTCAGAAGCTTGCATGGTTCCTTGAACGCGCCATTGAGCGGTATAATCCCGATAATAACCCATTGGAACTGCAGTTTACGCCGCATTGGTACGGGCCTTATGCTAATCGTTTAGCCCATCTTTTGAATAACCTAGATGGGAGCTACCTGCATTGCAAAATGCGCATTAGTGATGCCGGACCTCTTGAACCAATTTGGTTTGATGAAAGCAGATTGAAGCTCGTACAAGGATATCTCAAGAGTGAGGGTAAAGACTACATGCAAGCATTAGAATCTACCGCTGCATTGATCGATGGTTTTGAGTCTCCTTTTGGCATGGAGTTGCTTGCCACAGTGGACTGGCTTCTTACGAAAGAAGGTGTTGCGCCTACGGTCCCTGCATTGCGAGAAGGGATTCGTCAATGGCGCGGAGATCCAGGGGCCGCAGAACGCAAGGCAAAGCTTTTCGATGATCGGGTATTGGGAATTGCCTTGGAGCGCCTGAAGACTTTTTCTCAGGCTGTTTAA